From a single Miscanthus floridulus cultivar M001 chromosome 8, ASM1932011v1, whole genome shotgun sequence genomic region:
- the LOC136470414 gene encoding uncharacterized mitochondrial protein AtMg00810-like, with translation MGFQQSAHEAAVYRRGSGRSVLLIGVYVDDLIITGAEGDRVEAFKAQKKKEFDMSDLGLFCFYLGVEVRQDVSGIALCQTHYAKRILELDGMTGYNPAHTSMEERLKLSRDSMTEEVDSTHYRRLIGSLRYLVHTRQDLAFAIGYVNRIMERPTMEHLQAVKRILRYVAGALDYGLHYGKAPNTASFVGYYDSYLTGDVAPARAQPGLCSSSVDAWSAGSLSSRRWWPSQAVKQSTSPPPLQQLRYYGCQGCWQSSLAGM, from the coding sequence ATGGGCTTCCAGCAGAGCGCGCATGAGGCGGCGGTGTACCGGCGGGGCAGTGGGCGCTCTGTCCTGCTCATCGGCGTCTACgtcgatgacctcatcatcaccggcGCTGAAGGAGATAGAGTGGAGGCGTTCAAGGCACAAAAGAAGAAGGAGTTCGACATGAGTGACCTCGGCCTCTTCTGCTTCTACCTCGGCGTCGAAGTGCGCCAAGACGTCAGCGGCATTGCCCTCTGCCAAACCCACTACGCCAAGCGCATCCTCGAGCTCGACGGCATGACGGGCTACAATCCAGCCCACAcctcgatggaggagcggctcaaGCTTAGTCGAGATAGCATGACGGAGGAGGTCGACTCCACACACTACCGGCGGCTGATCGGGAGCTTGCGCTACCTGGTCCATACCCGGCAGGACCTTGCGTTCGCCATCGGGTATGTAAACCGGATCATGGAGCGGCCCACGATGGAGCATCTGCAGGCCGTCAAACGCATCCTTCGCTACGTGGCGGGCGCCCTAGACTACGGTCTTCACTACGGCAAGGCCCCCAACACAGCGAGCTTCGTCGGCTACTACGATAGCTACCTCACAGGCGATGTGGCACCAGCAAGAGCACAACCTGGACTATGTTCTTCCTCGGTGGATGCTTGGTCTGCTGGCAGTCTctcaagcagaaggtggtggccctCTCAAGCTGTGAAGCAGAGTACATCGCCACCACCACTACAGCAACTTAGGTACTATGGCTGTCAAGGATGCTGGCAGAGCTCCTTGGCAGGAATGTGA